One segment of Penaeus chinensis breed Huanghai No. 1 chromosome 14, ASM1920278v2, whole genome shotgun sequence DNA contains the following:
- the LOC125032509 gene encoding glutamate receptor ionotropic, kainate 2-like: protein MNENSCLRVVTGHWPPYSISRNVDLGGAMLPVLQVLADKLDVCYKLVSAPAGGWGTRLPNGSWTGMIGMCERGEVDVVLGPIADSTERSLVIDFSTPLFIDKQIITYLRPTLEPDLAGFVKPFNALMWILLLIISVLVLGSTFLLLLLRFRILGSEAPSPNSGTRVPAPWHHDFPHHGYSDRTGRVLLWTYGVMITQSMWWFPRSMTGRVLGGSWLLAAFIIATVYKSNLKAMIIIPKVNLPFTTLEGMIEQDEMPYMLMGGSLVYDIFKHAEKDSLFGRGWEGHSISIWNYLDGLNNVLKEGYALIVDQNTVKNILHTSFSQTSKCPLWLTQEPIMSYRLSIGFPKASPLKDRVDPVIRRLLEHGLMDYWLQQELINSTSCLIPPGSETPEQRSLQLQDLYGVFCLYLAGTALSLLVFVQEVLAAKLSRRHLKHLEIPAVKSVTFDQPNSDNN, encoded by the exons ATGAACGAGAACAGCTGTCTCCGTGTTGTTACTGGTcac TGGCCCCCTTACAGCATCTCGCGAAATGTTGATCTTGGGGGAGCAATGTTGCCCGTCTTGCAAGTTCTCGCAGACAAACTGGACGTGTG TTACAAACTCGTCTCAGCGCCCGCAGGTGGATGGGGAACCAGGCTGCCCAACGGGTCATGGACGGGAATGATTGGGATGTGCGAACGCGGG GAGGTCGACGTCGTGCTGGGTCCCATCGCCGACAGCACCGAGCGTTCCCTAGTGATAGACTTCAGCACTCCGCTCTTCATCGACAAGCAAATCATCACTTACCTGAGACCCACGTTGGAACCTGATCTGGCAGGCTTCGTTAAGCCCTTTAACGCGCTG ATGTGGATACTCTTGCTCATCATCAGCGTCCTCGTTCTGggttctaccttcctcctcctcctccttcgctttcgaATCCTTGGCAGCGAGGCACCGTCACCGAACTCTGGCACCAGGGTTCCGGCACCGTGGCACCATGATTTCCCTCATCACGGGTATTCTGACAGGACGGGGCGCGTGTTGCTGTGGACTTACGGTGTCATGATTACACAGT ccaTGTGGTGGTTCCCTCGCAGCATGACGGGCCGAGTGCTGGGGGGGTCCTGGTTGCTCGCCGCTTTCATCATTGCAACGGTTTACAAGAGTAACCTTAAGGCCATGATCATTATCCCCAAG GTCAACCTTCCCTTTACAACACTAGAGGGAATGATTGAACAGGACGAGATGCCTTACATGCTGATGGGAGGTTCGCTCGTCTACGACATCTTTAAG CACGCAGAGAAGGATTCTCTCTTCGGCCGCGGGTGGGAAGGACACTCGATCTCGATCTGGAATTATCTGGACGGCCTCAATAACGTGCTCAAAGAAGGCTACGCTCTCATCGTCGACCAGAACACCGTCAAGAACATCCTACACACTTCTTTCTCGCAG ACGTCAAAGTGCCCGCTGTGGTTGACTCAAGAGCCCATCATGAGCTACAGGTTAAGCATCGGTTTCCCCAAGGCATCTCCTCTCAAAGACCGTGTCGATCCTGT AATCCGGCGCTTGTTGGAACACGGCCTCATGGACTACTGGCTACAACAAGAGCTCATAAATTCCACAAGTTGTCTCATTCCTCCTGGTTCTGAGACGCCCGAGCAGCGGTCCCTCCAACTGCAAGACCTGTATGGCGTTTTCTGTTTATATCTTGCAG GCACTGCATTGTCCCTGTTGGTGTTTGTTCAAGAGGTGTTAGCTGCCAAGCTGTCCCGGCGCCATCTCAAACACCTGGAGATACCGGCTGTTAAATCTGTTACGTTCGACCAACCCAATTCCGACAACAATTAA